The proteins below are encoded in one region of Peribacillus muralis:
- a CDS encoding DUF1641 domain-containing protein, protein MSETITQSQSEQLNARQDVLDQLLKPEVQESLTTLVNQLPKLTELVNILTKSYDFAQSVATDDVLKNDTVSAISEIATPVVDSVKGLAATAIEAKDRAEANHDVIGLFGLLRMMKDPEAQKLFRFAQAFLEVSSERKNLK, encoded by the coding sequence ATGTCAGAAACGATTACCCAATCACAGTCTGAACAATTAAATGCACGTCAAGATGTACTGGATCAGTTATTAAAGCCTGAGGTTCAGGAATCCCTCACTACTTTAGTCAATCAGCTTCCAAAACTGACTGAGTTAGTGAATATTTTAACAAAGTCGTATGATTTCGCCCAATCGGTGGCAACGGATGATGTCCTGAAAAACGATACCGTCAGTGCCATTTCGGAAATCGCGACACCTGTGGTCGATTCCGTGAAAGGTCTTGCGGCTACTGCAATCGAAGCGAAGGATCGTGCAGAAGCGAATCATGATGTAATCGGTCTTTTTGGACTGTTAAGAATGATGAAGGACCCGGAGGCACAAAAGCTTTTCCGTTTTGCACAAGCATTCCTTGAAGTTTCATCAGAACGTAAAAACCTAAAATAA
- a CDS encoding zinc ribbon domain-containing protein: MTEKGCMKCGSNDAAKKDVAMTGTGLSKMFDVQSNQFTVVYCKQCGYSEFYNRQSSAGSNLLDLFFG; encoded by the coding sequence ATGACTGAAAAAGGATGCATGAAATGCGGCAGCAATGATGCTGCCAAGAAGGACGTAGCCATGACTGGAACAGGGTTGTCAAAAATGTTCGATGTCCAGAGCAATCAATTCACGGTAGTGTATTGCAAGCAATGCGGCTATTCGGAGTTTTATAATAGGCAATCTTCTGCAGGCAGCAATTTGCTCGATTTATTCTTCGGATGA
- a CDS encoding DJ-1/PfpI family protein, whose amino-acid sequence MKKVLLLLSNGFEAVEASVFTDVLGWNKLEGDGSTDLVTVGLHEQLACTWNFIVKPEFTIDQVNLDDFDALAIPGGFEEAGFYDDAYDQRFLEVIKDFHDKKKIIATICVGALPLGKSGILKGRKATTYNHATSIRQTQLKDFGALVVNEPIVVTDNIITSYNPSTAFGVAFTLLEMLTSKENCNHVKELMGFH is encoded by the coding sequence ATGAAAAAAGTATTGCTGCTGTTATCTAACGGGTTCGAAGCGGTTGAAGCGAGTGTGTTCACGGATGTATTGGGCTGGAATAAATTAGAGGGTGACGGCTCCACCGATTTGGTTACCGTAGGTCTTCATGAGCAATTAGCATGCACTTGGAATTTCATCGTGAAGCCCGAATTCACCATCGATCAAGTGAACCTTGATGACTTCGATGCTTTAGCCATACCAGGAGGGTTTGAGGAAGCCGGCTTCTACGATGATGCCTATGATCAAAGGTTTCTTGAGGTGATTAAAGATTTTCATGATAAAAAGAAAATCATCGCAACGATTTGTGTCGGGGCCCTTCCATTAGGAAAAAGCGGGATCTTGAAAGGACGGAAAGCGACTACCTACAACCATGCAACCAGTATAAGACAGACCCAGCTCAAGGATTTTGGGGCGCTTGTCGTCAATGAACCGATTGTCGTCACAGACAACATCATAACCTCCTATAACCCTTCCACAGCTTTCGGTGTGGCCTTCACGCTTTTGGAAATGCTCACCTCCAAAGAAAACTGTAACCATGTGAAGGAACTGATGGGCTTCCATTAA
- a CDS encoding SIS domain-containing protein → MGVYVVGETITPSIAKGDLIIAISGSGSTKSVISAAAKGREIGCTVFAITTNDQSELARVSHEVLVIPAATKNRLSHETKSVQPLSSLFDQCVHVLCDAVCLDYSRNESISHELAYAKHSNME, encoded by the coding sequence TTGGGTGTATATGTCGTCGGTGAGACGATTACGCCTTCGATTGCAAAAGGCGACCTGATCATAGCCATCAGCGGGAGCGGTTCGACGAAAAGCGTGATTTCAGCAGCCGCGAAAGGCAGGGAGATCGGCTGCACGGTGTTCGCCATCACGACAAATGATCAATCCGAGTTAGCTCGTGTTTCCCATGAGGTGTTGGTGATCCCGGCTGCAACGAAAAACCGCTTGAGTCATGAAACGAAAAGCGTCCAGCCGCTAAGCTCCTTGTTCGATCAATGCGTGCATGTTTTATGTGATGCCGTATGCCTGGACTATTCAAGGAATGAGTCCATAAGCCACGAGCTGGCCTATGCCAAGCATAGTAATATGGAGTGA
- a CDS encoding STAS domain-containing protein yields the protein MVSFVYEEEEIMEFLQQNKSDFEDYLLSEAVNVREKIEEILLVGNVDLLNNAHKLIRYIVEQNEADMITFAEQEGETWATHSLALSFKLDWIQAIRRTLWTFFYKYEQTKDHISDSLTFFELEKKVNEKVDVFLKSFFISYSDYKDKLILAQQRLVENLSVPIIPVTAATCVLPLIGTIDDSRIQIIEEKVLMEISDLRLQTLIVDLSGIIEMEAEIMNRLLNILDGTALMGCKAVVTGLRPGVVMKMIRSGVDFEKKAETKLTLQQALKDDLVMN from the coding sequence ATCGTGAGTTTTGTTTACGAGGAAGAAGAAATAATGGAATTCCTTCAACAGAACAAAAGTGATTTTGAGGACTATCTTTTATCAGAAGCGGTAAATGTCAGAGAGAAAATCGAAGAAATCTTGCTGGTGGGGAATGTTGACCTTTTGAATAATGCCCATAAGCTGATTCGCTACATCGTGGAGCAGAATGAAGCGGATATGATTACCTTTGCAGAACAAGAAGGGGAAACGTGGGCAACCCACTCCTTGGCGCTTTCATTCAAGCTGGATTGGATTCAGGCCATCCGGAGGACGCTTTGGACCTTTTTTTATAAGTACGAGCAAACAAAAGATCATATAAGCGATTCCCTCACTTTTTTTGAGTTGGAAAAGAAAGTGAATGAAAAGGTGGATGTTTTCCTTAAATCCTTTTTCATCAGTTATTCCGATTATAAAGACAAATTGATCCTGGCACAGCAACGCTTGGTGGAAAACTTATCGGTCCCGATCATTCCTGTTACGGCCGCCACCTGTGTCCTTCCGTTAATCGGGACAATCGATGATTCGCGTATCCAAATAATCGAGGAAAAAGTCCTGATGGAAATTAGTGATTTAAGGCTACAGACCTTAATCGTGGACTTGTCCGGTATTATCGAGATGGAGGCTGAGATCATGAACCGGTTATTGAATATTCTCGATGGAACTGCCTTGATGGGCTGTAAAGCCGTTGTGACTGGATTGCGTCCCGGGGTGGTCATGAAAATGATTCGTTCAGGGGTGGATTTTGAAAAAAAGGCAGAGACAAAGCTGACGCTGCAGCAAGCATTGAAGGACGATCTTGTAATGAACTAA
- a CDS encoding Lrp/AsnC family transcriptional regulator: MDRTDKKILSLLESNGRMSMKDLAKEVSLTAPATKERVNKLEESGVIKGYKTEIALEKLDRIITAFVLFETDRCKDFHDFCRGHPDVLECHRLAGQYSYLVKISTYSMETLEEFIDQAIKYGKSSTHLIFSSTLKDIFSARANMT; this comes from the coding sequence TTGGATCGAACGGATAAAAAAATACTTTCCTTACTCGAATCTAATGGGCGCATGTCCATGAAGGATTTGGCCAAGGAGGTTTCCTTAACTGCCCCAGCCACTAAAGAGCGAGTGAATAAATTGGAGGAAAGTGGCGTCATTAAGGGGTATAAAACGGAAATAGCCCTTGAAAAGCTTGATAGAATCATTACCGCATTCGTTTTGTTTGAAACGGATCGATGTAAGGATTTTCATGATTTTTGCCGGGGGCATCCGGATGTTCTGGAATGTCATCGGTTGGCCGGTCAATATAGTTATTTGGTTAAAATCAGTACATATTCCATGGAAACGCTGGAGGAGTTTATCGATCAGGCGATTAAATATGGGAAATCGTCAACACATTTGATTTTTTCATCGACTTTAAAGGATATTTTTTCCGCGAGAGCAAATATGACCTGA
- a CDS encoding LysM peptidoglycan-binding domain-containing protein, with the protein MLSLLCICFFPASGKAASNTLYVGSVKADNTKVYSSPALGSTVLKTLKKGEAFPVISTVAGDSSKPIVHTVKTGNTLWKVANQYGVSIGDIQKENKLNSTDIIVGQKLKIPQKYKIHTVVSGDTLWKISNKYEVAAADLSKLNNLRTASLNVGQKLKIPDYYHQVQLLDGKKGWIKKSLLPKKAQKRIVMGWKHNGTQENYIKQLKQPHLNVVSPRSYTLTDSGNFFSASVDTKYVQSAHKQGKQVWQLIGNKFDPTLTGSILGNEKKRQKLVSALRDSLVETKSDGINVDFENIDPKNKKDFVRFISELKKALKPHGIILSVDVTRENEDPFWSKSLDRKELGKIADYIIIMGYDEHWGGSPVAGSVSSLPWITEGTKLLMKDVPAHKIILAVPFYTREWVTDLSTKKVTSHDRTMTEVNRIVSAHKLKKVWDKNTSQNYVEYTSKGEKHQIWMEDKKSLGLRLDLVKKNHLGGVAAWYIGSETPDIWDVYHFN; encoded by the coding sequence ATGTTAAGCCTTCTTTGTATTTGTTTCTTTCCAGCAAGCGGCAAGGCAGCAAGCAATACCTTGTACGTAGGCTCGGTTAAAGCGGATAATACAAAGGTTTATAGTTCTCCTGCTCTCGGTTCCACTGTACTGAAGACTTTGAAAAAGGGTGAGGCTTTTCCCGTCATTTCCACTGTCGCCGGTGATTCTTCGAAGCCGATTGTGCATACAGTGAAAACCGGAAACACCTTATGGAAAGTCGCCAATCAATATGGTGTGTCAATCGGTGATATACAGAAAGAAAACAAATTGAATTCGACCGATATCATAGTGGGCCAAAAATTGAAGATCCCGCAAAAATATAAGATACATACCGTTGTATCAGGTGATACATTGTGGAAAATCTCGAATAAATACGAGGTAGCCGCAGCTGACTTGTCCAAATTGAACAACTTGCGGACTGCTTCCCTTAACGTCGGGCAAAAATTGAAAATTCCCGATTATTACCACCAAGTTCAGTTGCTTGACGGTAAAAAAGGCTGGATCAAGAAGTCGCTCCTCCCAAAAAAAGCGCAAAAGCGTATCGTCATGGGCTGGAAACATAATGGAACACAGGAAAACTACATCAAACAGCTTAAACAGCCACATTTAAATGTAGTATCACCGCGTTCCTATACACTGACCGATTCCGGCAATTTCTTTTCCGCTTCTGTAGATACAAAATACGTTCAATCCGCACATAAACAAGGAAAACAAGTTTGGCAGCTGATTGGCAATAAATTCGACCCAACTTTAACTGGTTCAATACTTGGCAATGAAAAAAAACGTCAGAAACTAGTTTCAGCTTTACGCGATTCACTAGTTGAAACGAAAAGTGATGGAATCAATGTGGATTTTGAAAACATCGATCCCAAAAATAAGAAGGACTTCGTACGTTTCATAAGCGAATTGAAAAAGGCGCTAAAACCTCATGGAATCATCTTATCCGTGGATGTCACCCGAGAAAACGAAGACCCTTTCTGGTCAAAAAGCCTCGACAGGAAAGAACTTGGCAAAATCGCAGACTATATCATCATCATGGGGTATGACGAACATTGGGGCGGAAGCCCAGTGGCTGGCTCCGTTTCCTCGTTACCTTGGATCACTGAAGGAACCAAGCTCTTAATGAAGGACGTACCTGCCCATAAAATCATTTTGGCGGTACCATTTTATACGCGGGAATGGGTAACCGATTTATCGACCAAAAAAGTGACAAGCCATGACCGCACCATGACTGAGGTCAACCGGATCGTTTCGGCCCACAAGCTTAAAAAGGTTTGGGATAAAAACACCTCACAAAATTACGTCGAGTATACATCCAAAGGAGAAAAGCACCAAATTTGGATGGAAGATAAAAAATCACTGGGGCTTCGTCTTGACCTCGTTAAAAAAAATCATCTAGGCGGAGTAGCCGCTTGGTACATTGGATCAGAAACTCCCGACATTTGGGATGTCTATCATTTTAATTAA
- the argS gene encoding arginine--tRNA ligase, protein MTMNQPIAALLSNAMNDELTVNEIEKLIEKPKFAELGDIAFPCFTLAKKLKKSPQVIAYELAAKLSDGMIQEVNAVSGYVNIFVNQQRVTDNVLQAILRDKEQYGSTKPVEENVVIDFSSPNIAKPFSMGHLRSTVIGNALANIAEKNGYQVERINHLGDWGTQFGKLIVAYKLWGDKAAIEASPIEELLKIYVKFHDVAETDESLNEQARASFKSLEDGDEEALSLWKWFREASLKEFAAIYELLGIRFDSFAGEAFYNDKMDAVVWELKEKGLLTQSEGAFVVELEDMPPCLITKTDGATLYATRDLAAALYREKQYGPKKIFYVVGNEQSLHFKQLFQVIGKMGYDWSKDLQHVAFGMMLKDGKKMSTRKGKVVLLADVLAEAIETAQRNIDEKNQALEQKELVARQVGVGAVIFNDLKNNRMNDIDFSLDQMMNFEGETGPYVQYTHARISSLLEKGQYKERDIQFEALGEYAWPVIQLLEQFPAIVQKSFEQADPSQVAKFSLQLARAFNKYYAHTKVLADDQWKQMKLSFACCVAIVLKDALRLLGISAPNQM, encoded by the coding sequence TTGACGATGAATCAACCTATTGCAGCTTTACTATCAAACGCAATGAACGATGAACTGACGGTAAATGAAATTGAAAAATTAATCGAAAAGCCTAAGTTTGCGGAATTAGGGGATATTGCTTTTCCATGCTTCACGCTTGCCAAAAAACTGAAAAAATCGCCACAGGTGATCGCTTATGAGCTAGCTGCAAAGCTAAGCGATGGGATGATCCAAGAAGTGAATGCAGTGTCGGGGTATGTCAATATCTTCGTCAATCAGCAACGGGTGACGGATAATGTGCTGCAAGCGATATTGCGTGATAAGGAACAGTATGGTTCGACAAAGCCTGTAGAGGAGAATGTCGTGATCGATTTTTCCTCGCCGAATATCGCGAAGCCGTTTTCGATGGGCCACTTGCGCTCGACCGTCATCGGCAATGCATTGGCTAACATAGCTGAAAAGAACGGCTATCAAGTCGAACGGATCAATCATTTGGGAGATTGGGGCACACAATTCGGCAAATTGATCGTTGCCTATAAGCTCTGGGGAGACAAAGCGGCGATCGAAGCGTCCCCGATTGAAGAATTACTGAAGATTTATGTAAAGTTCCATGATGTTGCAGAAACGGATGAATCGTTGAATGAACAAGCACGCGCAAGCTTCAAGTCGCTTGAAGATGGTGATGAGGAGGCGCTCTCCCTCTGGAAGTGGTTCAGGGAGGCTTCGCTTAAGGAGTTCGCTGCGATTTATGAGTTATTGGGCATTCGTTTTGATTCCTTTGCGGGCGAAGCCTTTTACAATGACAAAATGGATGCTGTCGTCTGGGAGCTAAAGGAAAAAGGCTTGCTCACCCAATCGGAGGGCGCATTTGTCGTCGAGCTGGAGGATATGCCCCCTTGTTTGATTACGAAGACGGACGGGGCGACGCTTTATGCCACACGTGATTTAGCCGCAGCACTGTATCGTGAAAAGCAGTATGGGCCGAAGAAAATCTTTTATGTCGTCGGCAACGAACAATCCCTGCACTTTAAACAGCTCTTCCAGGTGATCGGGAAGATGGGATATGATTGGTCAAAGGACTTGCAGCATGTGGCCTTTGGCATGATGCTGAAGGACGGCAAGAAAATGTCGACACGAAAAGGGAAGGTCGTGCTGCTTGCAGATGTATTGGCAGAGGCCATCGAAACGGCGCAGCGAAATATTGATGAAAAAAACCAAGCGCTTGAACAGAAGGAGCTGGTTGCGAGGCAGGTAGGTGTCGGAGCGGTGATCTTTAATGATCTAAAGAATAATCGCATGAATGATATCGACTTTTCGTTGGACCAAATGATGAATTTCGAGGGCGAAACGGGCCCATATGTGCAATACACCCATGCCAGAATATCATCATTGCTGGAAAAGGGGCAATATAAGGAGCGGGACATCCAGTTCGAGGCCTTAGGTGAATATGCTTGGCCCGTCATCCAGCTGCTTGAGCAATTCCCGGCCATCGTCCAAAAATCCTTTGAACAGGCCGATCCATCACAAGTCGCTAAATTCAGCTTGCAGCTGGCACGTGCATTCAATAAATATTATGCCCATACGAAGGTGTTGGCCGATGATCAGTGGAAGCAGATGAAGCTCTCCTTCGCCTGTTGCGTAGCCATCGTCTTGAAGGATGCGCTGCGGTTATTGGGGATTTCAGCGCCGAATCAAATGTAA
- a CDS encoding DMT family transporter, whose amino-acid sequence MNKIAVLQLSVAMAIFGSVGFFSERTGLPALELVFVRCICAAVFLCAAWMATGHFKREKWDVREAMLIIFCAVANLLNWIFLFKSFELISVTIAISLYHLAPIIVLIIGSFIFREKLSLYSILAISLCFIGTLLIMGTDGFQSSSPEWEGIMYGIIAAFFYAATMLLGKSITKTSVYATTFLQMLIGFLLLLPFVDFHVYTTLHASQWFYTVLTGIVHTGVVYLLFFNSIRHLPTNVVSFMIFVDPAVAILLDILLSGFVPDMVQILGISLIFLGMIYSLRTTRPTENEIMQKRPHTM is encoded by the coding sequence ATGAATAAAATAGCCGTTCTTCAGCTGTCCGTGGCGATGGCGATTTTTGGTTCCGTCGGTTTCTTTTCGGAACGGACGGGACTTCCTGCATTGGAATTGGTTTTTGTTCGCTGCATCTGTGCTGCGGTATTCCTCTGTGCAGCCTGGATGGCTACCGGACATTTCAAAAGGGAGAAGTGGGATGTTAGAGAGGCAATGTTGATCATTTTTTGTGCGGTGGCCAACTTGTTAAACTGGATATTCCTCTTTAAATCGTTTGAGCTGATTTCCGTGACGATTGCCATTTCGCTCTATCATTTAGCACCGATCATTGTGCTTATCATCGGGAGCTTCATCTTTAGGGAGAAGCTGTCTTTATACTCCATCCTGGCCATTTCCCTATGCTTCATCGGCACATTATTGATAATGGGGACGGATGGATTTCAATCGTCATCTCCTGAATGGGAAGGAATCATGTATGGGATCATTGCGGCATTTTTCTATGCGGCAACGATGCTTTTAGGAAAGTCGATTACAAAGACGAGTGTGTATGCGACCACGTTCCTGCAAATGCTCATCGGTTTTTTATTGCTGCTTCCCTTTGTTGATTTTCACGTGTATACAACGCTGCATGCTTCGCAATGGTTTTACACGGTACTGACCGGCATCGTCCATACGGGCGTCGTTTATCTTTTGTTTTTCAATAGCATTCGCCATTTGCCAACAAACGTAGTATCCTTCATGATATTTGTGGATCCGGCAGTTGCCATTCTTTTAGATATTTTGCTTTCGGGGTTTGTCCCGGATATGGTTCAAATCTTGGGCATTTCATTGATTTTTCTTGGGATGATCTATTCACTCAGGACAACGAGACCGACTGAAAATGAGATCATGCAGAAAAGGCCCCACACCATGTGA
- a CDS encoding fatty acid desaturase, protein MTVQNTKSLRKQIAPFEKSTTKESIWQIINTIGPFLILWYLAYISLSVSYWLTLIPAILAAGFLTRIFIIFHDCTHHSFFKSRRANRIVGTCMGVLTLFPFDQWGHEHSVHHATSGNLDKRGTGDIWTLTVDEYLAAPLKLRFAYRFYRNPLVMFGLGPIYVFLLKNRFNRKGARRKEKMNTYLTNAIICILVAVLCLLVGWQSFLLVQGSIFMISGSVGIWLFYVQHTFEDSYFEENEEWEYVLAAVEGSSFYKLPKLMQFLTGNIGYHHVHHLSPRVPNYKLEMAHNNTEPLENVPTITLATSLQSLRFRLWDEDKKNFVGFKDIRYVTKKSVPVQVKSEL, encoded by the coding sequence ATGACTGTACAAAATACGAAGAGTTTGAGAAAACAAATTGCTCCTTTTGAGAAATCAACGACAAAGGAAAGTATCTGGCAGATCATCAATACGATCGGACCGTTTCTTATTTTATGGTACCTTGCATATATAAGCCTTTCCGTATCATATTGGTTAACATTGATCCCGGCGATATTGGCTGCGGGCTTCCTGACACGGATTTTCATCATTTTCCATGATTGTACACATCATTCATTTTTCAAAAGCCGCCGTGCGAATAGGATCGTGGGGACATGTATGGGTGTGTTGACTTTGTTCCCGTTTGACCAATGGGGTCATGAGCATTCGGTTCATCACGCTACAAGCGGCAACCTGGATAAGCGGGGGACTGGCGATATTTGGACTCTTACGGTGGATGAATATTTGGCAGCGCCGCTAAAGCTTCGTTTTGCTTATCGTTTTTACCGCAATCCGTTGGTCATGTTCGGATTGGGTCCGATTTACGTTTTCCTTCTGAAGAATAGGTTTAACCGCAAAGGGGCTAGAAGGAAGGAAAAAATGAATACGTATTTGACGAATGCGATCATCTGCATTTTAGTGGCAGTGCTTTGCTTGCTGGTTGGGTGGCAGTCGTTTCTTTTGGTACAAGGTTCGATTTTCATGATTTCTGGTTCAGTGGGCATTTGGCTGTTTTATGTCCAGCACACATTCGAGGATTCCTATTTTGAAGAAAATGAGGAGTGGGAGTATGTGTTGGCAGCAGTGGAAGGAAGTTCATTTTATAAGCTTCCGAAATTGATGCAGTTCCTCACAGGCAATATCGGCTATCACCATGTTCATCATTTGAGTCCTAGGGTGCCTAACTACAAACTGGAAATGGCCCATAATAATACGGAGCCTTTAGAGAATGTCCCGACGATCACGCTTGCGACAAGCTTACAGTCGCTTCGGTTCCGCTTATGGGATGAAGATAAAAAGAATTTTGTTGGCTTTAAGGACATAAGATATGTAACGAAAAAAAGTGTGCCCGTTCAAGTTAAGTCGGAATTATGA
- a CDS encoding GNAT family N-acetyltransferase has product MFPVLNTGRLRLREIHAGDAEALFRLLSNDEVTRFYGQDSLLDIQEAKDIVAAFARGYRENRSIRWGIERSDTQVLIGTIGFHAYSPKYRRAEIGYEIDPAHWRMGFASEALREIVAYGFNNLGLTRIGAVVFLENQPSSDLLVKHGFIQEGILRSYIYQNGIPHDTYVYSLLNS; this is encoded by the coding sequence GAAGGTTACGGTTAAGGGAAATTCATGCGGGCGACGCGGAGGCTCTTTTCCGGCTCTTATCAAATGATGAAGTGACTCGTTTTTATGGTCAGGATTCATTGCTCGATATCCAGGAGGCGAAGGATATCGTGGCTGCTTTTGCAAGGGGCTACCGTGAAAACCGATCGATCCGTTGGGGGATTGAGCGCAGTGATACGCAGGTTTTGATCGGCACGATCGGCTTCCATGCCTATAGCCCGAAATACAGGCGGGCTGAAATCGGGTACGAAATCGATCCAGCACATTGGCGCATGGGATTTGCCTCGGAAGCGCTTAGGGAAATAGTGGCTTACGGGTTCAATAATCTCGGTTTGACGCGGATCGGTGCGGTCGTTTTTCTCGAAAATCAGCCATCAAGCGATTTATTGGTAAAGCATGGCTTCATCCAGGAAGGCATTTTAAGGAGTTATATTTACCAAAATGGCATACCTCATGATACATATGTCTATTCGTTATTGAATTCATGA
- a CDS encoding response regulator has product MIRIVIAEKQEMLLEAISSLLNLEEDIEIVGQASNGEEAVALVHQLRPDVCILDIEMPVMSGLEAAEALEAFACKVIIITTFRRDGHYQRALQANVSGYLLKDNPSDELACSIRRIMDGMSIYSPELMDAASYNHSEQERPAGQAASGAIRTYLSTIKDKMKAPTG; this is encoded by the coding sequence GTGATTCGAATCGTGATTGCAGAGAAACAGGAAATGCTTTTGGAAGCGATTAGTTCTCTACTCAATCTTGAAGAAGATATAGAAATCGTCGGCCAGGCCAGTAATGGGGAGGAAGCGGTTGCCCTTGTGCACCAATTGCGGCCGGATGTGTGCATCCTGGATATCGAGATGCCGGTCATGAGCGGACTGGAGGCAGCGGAAGCTTTGGAGGCGTTTGCTTGCAAGGTGATCATCATAACGACGTTTCGAAGGGATGGGCATTATCAGCGAGCCCTTCAAGCCAATGTAAGTGGTTATTTATTGAAGGATAATCCGAGTGACGAGCTGGCCTGCTCGATCCGCCGTATCATGGATGGCATGAGCATTTACTCCCCTGAGCTCATGGATGCTGCTTCTTACAATCATTCCGAGCAGGAGAGGCCTGCAGGTCAAGCGGCATCTGGGGCCATAAGAACTTATTTGTCCACGATCAAGGATAAAATGAAGGCACCGACCGGCTGA
- a CDS encoding NAD(P)/FAD-dependent oxidoreductase produces MSKQIVILGAGYAGLLSALSVREYYTKDQVQVTVVNQFPTHQIITELHRLAGGSISEQAVSIPLEKLFKGKDIDLAIAKVESFSVDKKEVKLSNGSTLSYDALVVALGSQTGFFGIPGLEENSMVLKSVKDANQIYKHIEDRIREYAQTKNEADATIVIGGGGLTGVELIGEIVDHFPKIAKKFGVDYKDLKIKLVEAGPKILPVLPDHLIDRAMTSLQARGVEFLTSLPVTGVKGNQIELKDGQTITANTLVWTGGVAALPIVGESGLEVDRGKAAVNEYLQSTSHNDVFVVGDSALAFPPEGGRPYAPTAQNAWQMGELVGYNLYAAFEGKKLEVFTPVNSGTLASLGRKDAVATVGANNTALKGLPATLMKEASNIRYLSHIKALYSLAY; encoded by the coding sequence ATGTCAAAACAAATCGTCATCTTAGGTGCAGGATACGCTGGGTTGCTATCTGCGTTGTCCGTACGTGAATATTACACGAAAGATCAAGTGCAGGTTACCGTGGTGAACCAATTTCCAACACACCAAATCATCACGGAATTGCACCGTCTTGCCGGCGGTTCCATTTCCGAGCAAGCTGTTTCGATTCCTTTGGAAAAGCTTTTCAAAGGAAAAGATATCGACCTTGCCATTGCCAAAGTGGAGTCTTTCTCCGTCGATAAAAAAGAAGTGAAGCTTTCCAACGGTTCCACTTTATCTTACGATGCCCTTGTTGTCGCTTTAGGAAGCCAAACTGGATTCTTCGGCATTCCAGGACTGGAAGAAAACAGCATGGTCTTGAAATCGGTGAAAGATGCGAACCAAATTTACAAGCATATCGAAGATCGCATTCGTGAATATGCCCAAACGAAAAATGAAGCCGATGCCACCATCGTCATCGGGGGCGGCGGCTTGACTGGCGTCGAACTGATTGGTGAAATCGTCGATCATTTCCCTAAAATCGCCAAAAAATTCGGCGTCGACTACAAGGATTTGAAAATCAAGCTTGTCGAAGCTGGTCCAAAAATCCTTCCTGTATTGCCTGATCACCTAATCGACCGGGCCATGACAAGCTTGCAAGCGCGAGGCGTCGAATTCTTGACAAGCCTTCCTGTTACGGGTGTAAAAGGCAACCAAATCGAATTGAAGGACGGCCAAACGATCACAGCCAATACGCTTGTTTGGACAGGCGGGGTTGCGGCTCTTCCTATCGTAGGCGAATCAGGCCTTGAAGTGGATCGCGGCAAAGCAGCGGTTAATGAATACCTGCAATCGACATCACATAACGACGTATTCGTTGTCGGTGACAGCGCCCTTGCTTTCCCTCCAGAAGGCGGACGTCCATACGCGCCAACGGCACAAAACGCATGGCAAATGGGTGAGCTTGTCGGCTATAACCTATATGCAGCGTTCGAAGGCAAAAAGCTTGAAGTATTCACGCCTGTAAACTCAGGCACACTTGCGAGCCTTGGCCGTAAGGATGCCGTGGCAACCGTCGGAGCTAACAACACAGCCCTGAAAGGCCTGCCAGCCACTTTGATGAAGGAAGCAAGTAATATCCGCTACCTATCACACATCAAAGCACTATATAGCTTGGCGTATTAA